Proteins encoded in a region of the Inquilinus sp. KBS0705 genome:
- a CDS encoding glycosyltransferase, whose amino-acid sequence MHDPKISLITVSYNAQSTIKQCIQSVIAQDYNNVEYIIIDGGSSDNTLDIISEYKTYISVLVSEPDRGIYDAMNKGIALATGDVIGVLNADDYFADKTVLSSVAGAFKINDIDIIYGDLDYVKPDGNIIRKWRAGQYNKGMFNMGWMPPHPTFYCKKELFDLLGNYSLNFGTAADYELMLRFIHVNKPTVYYLQKVLVKMRTGGVSNKSYTGRIKALYYDFKAMNNNNIIFSPMALLFKPLRKIKQFF is encoded by the coding sequence GTGCATGATCCTAAAATTTCTTTAATTACAGTATCCTACAATGCACAAAGCACTATTAAACAGTGCATACAATCGGTAATTGCCCAGGATTATAATAACGTAGAGTATATTATTATTGATGGCGGGTCTTCAGATAATACGCTTGATATTATAAGTGAGTATAAAACGTATATAAGCGTACTTGTTTCTGAACCTGATAGGGGCATTTATGATGCCATGAACAAAGGTATTGCCCTGGCTACAGGAGATGTTATTGGGGTGCTTAATGCGGATGATTATTTTGCCGATAAAACAGTTTTAAGCAGTGTTGCCGGCGCATTTAAAATTAATGATATAGATATTATTTATGGTGATTTAGATTATGTAAAACCGGATGGTAATATTATTCGTAAATGGCGTGCAGGCCAATACAATAAAGGGATGTTTAATATGGGTTGGATGCCACCTCATCCCACTTTTTATTGCAAAAAGGAGCTTTTTGATTTGTTGGGGAACTATAGCCTTAATTTTGGTACTGCTGCAGATTATGAGTTAATGTTAAGGTTTATACATGTTAATAAACCCACGGTTTATTATCTGCAAAAGGTACTTGTTAAAATGCGTACCGGAGGAGTTAGCAATAAAAGTTATACAGGCCGAATTAAAGCATTGTATTATGATTTTAAGGCTATGAATAATAATAATATTATATTTTCGCCTATGGCATTGTTATTCAAACCATTGAGAAAGATTAAGCAGTTTTTTTAA
- a CDS encoding undecaprenyl/decaprenyl-phosphate alpha-N-acetylglucosaminyl 1-phosphate transferase: MQEYLNTYYIYYAFIVMFSILITLLSIPSILHVARTRHLYDDVGHFRKQHDHGIPRLGGVAIFVSFTITILLFSIIDKTVPVSSLLASSIVLFIMGLKDDLSGVNSSTKFFIQIGVATILVVLGNIRLTSMYGMFGVYDLPYVISCIISVIVIILIINSFNLIDGIDGLAATTGIIANGTFAALFIYIKHYELAAVSLTIVGAIFGFLRYNITPAKIFMGDAGSLLIGLISAIMAIRFVELNKFTPNSSPAVYSAPAIALTILIGPIFDTIRVFILRVAKGRSPFSADRNHIHHRMLRLGFNHLQTTLTLGGLNVIMIVMVVLLSGLGNLTLMISVLAIATLFNWGITFALRSKERESTALRNLFV; encoded by the coding sequence ATGCAAGAGTATTTAAATACTTACTACATTTATTACGCTTTTATTGTAATGTTTTCAATCCTGATTACATTGCTTTCAATACCCTCTATTTTACACGTAGCGCGCACCCGTCATTTATATGATGATGTAGGCCATTTTCGTAAACAGCACGATCATGGTATACCTCGTTTAGGTGGCGTGGCCATATTTGTTAGCTTTACAATAACCATATTATTATTTAGTATTATCGATAAAACAGTACCTGTAAGCTCGTTACTTGCTTCAAGTATTGTGCTTTTTATAATGGGTTTAAAAGACGACCTGTCGGGCGTAAATTCCAGCACTAAGTTTTTTATACAAATTGGCGTAGCTACAATATTGGTTGTTTTAGGGAATATACGTCTTACCAGTATGTATGGCATGTTTGGCGTTTATGATCTGCCTTATGTAATCAGTTGTATTATATCTGTTATAGTTATTATACTTATCATTAACTCCTTTAATTTAATTGATGGTATTGATGGCCTTGCCGCCACTACAGGTATTATAGCTAACGGTACATTTGCAGCGCTATTTATCTATATTAAACATTACGAACTTGCGGCTGTGTCACTTACGATAGTAGGCGCTATCTTTGGTTTTTTAAGGTATAATATAACACCTGCTAAAATATTTATGGGCGATGCCGGCTCGCTATTAATAGGTTTAATATCGGCTATTATGGCTATCAGGTTTGTTGAGCTTAATAAGTTTACACCTAATAGCAGCCCCGCAGTATATTCGGCCCCTGCTATAGCGCTAACTATTTTGATAGGGCCAATATTTGATACCATCCGTGTCTTTATTTTACGTGTAGCAAAAGGTCGTTCGCCTTTTTCAGCCGACCGTAACCACATACATCACCGTATGCTTAGGCTTGGTTTTAATCATTTGCAAACCACGTTGACATTGGGCGGCCTTAATGTAATAATGATTGTAATGGTAGTATTGTTAAGCGGTTTAGGTAACCTCACTCTAATGATATCCGTGCTTGCAATTGCTACCCTGTTTAACTGGGGTATCACCTTTGCGCTGCGTTCAAAAGAACGCGAAAGCACGGCATTGCGTAACCTTTTTGTTTAA
- the gap gene encoding type I glyceraldehyde-3-phosphate dehydrogenase, giving the protein MRIAINGFGRIGRIFLRSILSKPNIEVVAINDLADTNTLAHLFKYDSVHRGFKGTVNNDTDHLFIKDRKIKVFGQSDPATLPWKELDIDLVIESTGKFATEAGGAKHIAAGAKQVIISAPADKTVPTVVLGVNDGDIDLRSPILSNASCTTNNVAAMVKILDENWGITDGYITTVHSMTGDQNLHDAPHKDLRRARAASASIIPTTTGAAKAITNIFPHLDGHLGGAGIRVPVLNGSLTDFTCSLKQYPTVAQINSAFKAAADGPMKNILEYTEDPIVSTDILDNTHSCIFDAQLTSIVGGLVKVVGWYDNEMGYSSRLADLVEKISLLPQ; this is encoded by the coding sequence ATGAGGATAGCTATAAACGGTTTTGGCCGTATAGGCCGTATTTTTTTAAGATCGATCCTTTCGAAACCCAATATAGAGGTAGTGGCTATTAACGATTTAGCCGATACCAACACTCTGGCTCATCTTTTTAAGTATGATTCTGTTCATCGCGGATTTAAGGGTACTGTAAATAACGATACCGACCACTTATTTATTAAGGACCGTAAGATAAAGGTGTTTGGCCAAAGCGACCCTGCAACTTTGCCATGGAAAGAGCTGGATATAGACTTGGTAATTGAGTCGACAGGTAAATTTGCTACTGAAGCTGGTGGCGCTAAGCATATTGCAGCCGGGGCAAAGCAAGTAATTATATCTGCCCCTGCCGATAAAACGGTTCCTACAGTAGTTTTAGGAGTAAATGATGGTGATATAGACCTGCGGTCGCCTATTTTGTCTAACGCATCGTGCACCACCAACAATGTGGCCGCTATGGTTAAGATATTAGACGAAAACTGGGGCATAACCGATGGTTATATTACTACAGTACACTCGATGACCGGCGACCAAAACCTGCACGATGCCCCTCATAAGGATTTGCGCAGGGCAAGGGCAGCATCGGCATCTATTATACCTACCACCACCGGCGCTGCAAAGGCAATTACCAATATATTTCCGCATTTAGATGGGCACTTAGGTGGTGCAGGCATACGCGTACCGGTACTAAATGGCTCATTAACAGACTTTACCTGTAGCTTAAAACAATATCCAACCGTGGCCCAAATTAACAGCGCGTTTAAAGCGGCAGCCGATGGGCCAATGAAAAATATTTTGGAGTACACCGAAGACCCAATTGTATCTACCGACATTTTAGACAACACCCATAGCTGCATTTTTGATGCTCAGCTTACTTCAATAGTTGGTGGCTTGGTTAAGGTGGTGGGTTGGTATGATAACGAAATGGGTTATAGCAGCCGCCTGGCGGACTTGGTTGAAAAAATAAGCCTGTTACCCCAATGA
- a CDS encoding GNAT family N-acetyltransferase, whose protein sequence is MIKFITADDVLPIRNEVLRDGKLTPDECRFPNDHAEDAFHLGYYKNGELACIASFHPQAYGDFTGKAYQLRGMATIAQYRGTGLGNMLVNFAITYLRGQKVNYLWCNARKKALGFYLGVGFEVVSAEFDVPGIGPHYVMYVKIQ, encoded by the coding sequence ATGATAAAATTTATAACAGCCGACGATGTGCTGCCTATTCGTAATGAGGTATTGCGCGATGGTAAATTAACGCCTGATGAGTGCCGTTTCCCTAATGACCATGCGGAGGATGCTTTTCATTTAGGTTATTACAAAAACGGCGAATTGGCCTGTATCGCATCCTTTCATCCACAAGCCTACGGAGATTTTACGGGCAAAGCCTATCAACTCCGTGGTATGGCAACCATCGCGCAATATCGTGGTACGGGCTTGGGTAATATGCTTGTTAACTTTGCTATTACCTATCTGCGGGGGCAAAAAGTAAATTACCTATGGTGCAATGCCCGCAAAAAAGCGCTCGGCTTTTATTTAGGTGTTGGTTTCGAAGTTGTATCTGCCGAATTTGATGTGCCGGGCATTGGCCCGCATTATGTAATGTATGTTAAGATACAATGA
- the pgk gene encoding phosphoglycerate kinase: MKTIDQISFNGKRALIRVDFNVPLDKDYNITDDNRMTAALPTIKKILKDGGAVILMSHLGRPKNGPTQEFSLEHIVKHLSDLLGQQVQFADDCIGEDAIEKAKALGKGEVLLLENLRFYKEEEKGDKDFAEKLSKLGDIYVNDAFGTAHRAHASTAVIAQFFPDAKYFGYLMAAELTNAEKILNDAPKPFTAIMGGSKVSDKIELIEKLLDKVDNLIIGGGMAYTFAKADGGNIGTSLVEADKLDLALSLVKKAKEKGVQLLLPVDNVIADAFSNDANTDVAKTGQIPDKWMGLDIGPETVTLFSKVVEESKTILWNGPMGVFEMEKFLVGTKAIADAVAKATDNGAFSLIGGGDSAAAVAKFGMTEDVSYVSTGGGALLEYMEGKELPGVKAINE, encoded by the coding sequence ATGAAAACAATAGATCAGATCAGTTTTAACGGTAAACGTGCCCTAATTCGTGTGGACTTTAACGTTCCCCTGGATAAGGATTATAACATTACCGACGATAACCGGATGACCGCGGCCTTGCCAACCATCAAAAAGATTTTAAAGGATGGCGGTGCCGTTATTTTAATGTCGCATTTGGGCAGGCCAAAAAATGGGCCTACCCAGGAATTTTCTTTAGAACATATTGTAAAACACCTGTCTGATCTTTTGGGTCAGCAAGTACAATTTGCTGATGATTGCATTGGCGAAGATGCCATTGAAAAAGCAAAGGCTTTAGGTAAAGGCGAAGTGCTTTTGTTAGAGAACCTTCGTTTTTATAAAGAGGAGGAAAAAGGAGATAAAGATTTCGCCGAGAAGCTATCAAAGTTAGGTGATATATACGTAAACGATGCTTTTGGAACTGCGCACCGTGCGCATGCCTCTACAGCGGTTATAGCGCAGTTTTTCCCTGATGCTAAGTACTTTGGATACCTGATGGCTGCCGAACTTACCAATGCCGAAAAGATTTTAAACGATGCACCTAAGCCTTTTACAGCTATTATGGGTGGTTCAAAAGTATCTGATAAGATAGAATTGATTGAAAAACTGCTGGATAAGGTTGATAACCTGATCATTGGCGGCGGTATGGCTTACACCTTTGCTAAGGCAGATGGCGGCAACATAGGTACATCCTTAGTTGAGGCTGATAAGTTAGACCTTGCCCTTAGCCTGGTTAAAAAGGCGAAAGAGAAAGGTGTACAATTGTTATTACCTGTTGACAACGTTATTGCGGATGCTTTCTCAAATGATGCCAATACCGATGTGGCCAAAACCGGCCAGATACCTGATAAATGGATGGGCTTAGATATTGGTCCTGAAACAGTTACGTTATTTAGCAAGGTGGTTGAAGAATCAAAAACCATACTTTGGAACGGCCCTATGGGTGTGTTCGAGATGGAGAAATTCCTGGTTGGTACAAAAGCAATTGCCGATGCGGTTGCCAAAGCTACCGATAACGGGGCATTCTCGTTAATAGGCGGTGGCGACTCTGCAGCTGCGGTTGCTAAGTTTGGCATGACGGAGGATGTAAGCTACGTATCTACAGGTGGTGGTGCCTTATTAGAATATATGGAAGGTAAGGAACTGCCTGGTGTTAAGGCGATTAATGAATAA
- a CDS encoding GNAT family N-acetyltransferase — protein sequence MLIRDFSENDRDRLRRIYLDSRRATFHWLDTKAYKPDDFDADTEEERIIVAVNDKDEVLGFVSIYLANNFIHHLYIIPGLERQGIGKALLGAAVTLFDLPVKLKCLKRNENALGFYKANGWRIQAEGTDTNGEYYLLTNW from the coding sequence ATGCTCATTCGCGATTTTAGTGAGAACGACCGAGACAGGCTGCGCAGGATATACCTTGACAGCCGCCGGGCAACTTTTCATTGGTTAGATACCAAGGCATACAAGCCGGATGACTTTGATGCAGATACCGAAGAGGAGCGTATTATAGTAGCCGTAAATGATAAGGACGAGGTGTTGGGCTTTGTATCTATATACCTGGCAAACAACTTTATACATCACCTGTACATTATACCCGGCTTAGAAAGGCAGGGCATAGGCAAAGCCTTATTAGGTGCCGCAGTAACACTTTTTGACTTGCCGGTAAAGCTAAAATGCCTCAAACGGAACGAGAATGCCTTAGGCTTTTACAAGGCCAACGGCTGGCGCATACAGGCTGAAGGTACCGATACTAATGGCGAATATTACCTGCTAACCAACTGGTAA
- a CDS encoding GMC family oxidoreductase, which translates to MAVNINTNGAAEHTYDAIVIGSGISGGWAAKELCDKGLKTLVLERGRDVRHLKDYPTATKNPWDFPHRGELPLAVKTENPIADRCYAFTEATEHFFVKDKDHPYEQKKPFDWIRGYQVGGKSLLWARQTQRWSKFDFEGPARDGFAVDWPIRYDDIAPWYSHVERFAGISGNNDGLETLPDGEFLPPWQMNVVEKAMQQRIMAAYKDRDVIIGRCAHLTQPKEIHLQQGRGQCQARSLCDRGCPFGGYFSSNSSTLPWAAKTGNLTLRPDSVVHSIIYDETLGKATGVRVIDAHTKTATEYFAKIIFVNAATLNSNLILLNSTSSRFPQGLGNDNGLLGKYIAFHNYRGSLTATMDGYQDAYYYGRRPTAVMLPNFRNVRKQETDFLRGYMTFYTATRAGWGHQATGEQIGAQFKDEVSEPGNWGIYMMMQGETIPKESNHISLSKDKKDEWGVPLLSFNVSYDDNDEKMLKDFLQQGAEMLDKAGCKNITPNDTKQAPGLDIHEVGGARMGNDAKTSLLNKYNALHACPNIFVTDGACMASTGTQNPSLTFMALTARAANYAVEQLKKGNV; encoded by the coding sequence ATGGCTGTTAATATAAATACGAATGGTGCTGCCGAACATACCTACGACGCTATTGTTATTGGGTCGGGTATTAGCGGTGGCTGGGCCGCAAAAGAGTTATGCGATAAAGGCTTAAAAACGCTGGTGCTGGAGCGAGGCCGCGATGTAAGGCATTTAAAAGATTACCCTACCGCCACTAAAAACCCATGGGACTTTCCGCATAGGGGTGAGTTGCCGCTGGCTGTAAAGACCGAGAACCCCATTGCCGATAGGTGTTATGCCTTTACCGAGGCCACCGAGCACTTTTTTGTAAAAGATAAAGATCACCCATACGAGCAAAAAAAGCCGTTCGATTGGATACGCGGGTACCAGGTGGGTGGTAAATCGTTACTGTGGGCAAGGCAAACCCAGCGCTGGAGCAAGTTTGACTTTGAGGGACCTGCCCGCGATGGCTTCGCGGTTGACTGGCCTATACGCTACGACGATATTGCCCCATGGTATAGCCATGTAGAACGCTTTGCAGGTATATCGGGCAATAACGATGGTTTAGAAACCCTGCCTGATGGCGAGTTTTTGCCACCCTGGCAAATGAACGTGGTAGAGAAAGCCATGCAGCAACGCATAATGGCTGCCTACAAAGATAGGGATGTGATCATAGGCCGCTGCGCGCATTTAACACAGCCCAAAGAGATACATTTACAGCAGGGCAGGGGCCAGTGCCAGGCCCGCAGCCTGTGCGACAGGGGCTGCCCCTTCGGTGGTTACTTTAGTTCCAACTCCTCAACCCTTCCATGGGCGGCTAAAACGGGTAACTTAACCCTGCGGCCCGATTCGGTAGTGCACTCCATTATTTACGATGAAACGCTGGGCAAGGCCACAGGGGTAAGGGTAATAGATGCGCATACCAAAACAGCCACCGAGTATTTTGCTAAGATCATATTTGTTAACGCGGCTACCTTAAACAGTAACCTTATATTGCTTAATTCTACCTCGTCGCGTTTTCCGCAGGGATTAGGTAACGATAACGGCTTGCTGGGCAAATACATCGCCTTTCATAACTACCGCGGGTCGTTAACGGCTACTATGGATGGGTACCAGGATGCCTACTACTATGGCCGCCGCCCAACCGCTGTGATGCTGCCCAACTTTAGGAACGTGCGCAAACAGGAAACCGACTTTTTACGCGGCTACATGACCTTTTATACCGCTACCCGCGCCGGATGGGGTCACCAGGCTACGGGCGAGCAGATAGGCGCGCAGTTTAAGGATGAGGTATCGGAACCGGGCAATTGGGGCATATACATGATGATGCAGGGCGAAACCATCCCGAAGGAAAGCAACCACATCAGCCTGAGTAAAGATAAAAAGGATGAATGGGGAGTGCCGCTGTTATCATTTAACGTAAGCTACGATGATAACGACGAAAAGATGCTGAAAGACTTTTTACAGCAGGGTGCCGAAATGCTGGATAAAGCCGGTTGTAAGAACATAACACCTAACGATACCAAACAGGCACCGGGGCTGGATATACACGAGGTAGGCGGTGCGCGCATGGGTAACGATGCCAAAACATCATTACTGAACAAGTATAACGCGCTGCATGCCTGCCCCAATATTTTTGTAACCGATGGCGCCTGTATGGCATCAACCGGTACCCAAAATCCATCGTTAACGTTTATGGCGCTAACGGCCAGGGCGGCCAACTACGCGGTGGAGCAATTGAAGAAAGGGAATGTATAA
- a CDS encoding VOC family protein, translating to MQPINLQINAIQHIGIPVTDIKASEAFYSRLGFANVMQAGFTDGGQPGACIMMKRGDMVMELYQLPQHGLAEIRSRKNGHIDHVAFDVPDIDEAFTTLKNAGFNVIEPEPFFLQFWERGCKYFNIIGPDGERLEFNQIL from the coding sequence ATGCAACCCATCAACCTCCAAATTAACGCCATACAGCACATCGGCATCCCGGTAACGGATATAAAGGCATCCGAGGCATTTTACAGCCGCTTGGGCTTTGCTAATGTAATGCAGGCGGGCTTTACCGATGGCGGGCAACCCGGCGCTTGTATAATGATGAAACGCGGCGATATGGTGATGGAGCTTTACCAACTACCCCAACATGGCCTGGCCGAAATACGCAGCCGAAAAAATGGACATATAGACCATGTAGCCTTTGATGTACCGGATATAGACGAAGCTTTTACCACTCTTAAAAATGCCGGCTTTAATGTAATAGAACCCGAACCTTTTTTTTTGCAATTTTGGGAGCGGGGCTGCAAGTACTTTAACATTATAGGGCCTGATGGTGAACGGCTGGAGTTTAACCAGATATTGTAG
- a CDS encoding glycoside hydrolase family 32 protein, with protein sequence MSIKTALLIGVTFLAIASCKQAKKADSSATTETDSTSYNEPYRLQAHWSPKAKWTNDPNGMVYYKGTYHLFYQHFPDSTVWGPMHWGHATSTDLVHWKQQPIALYPDSLGYIFSGSVVVDEKNTSGFGKDGKVPLVAIFTHHDPKGEKAGTSVFQNQSLAYSLDEGQTWTKYAANPVLKNPGIKDFRDPKVFWYAPQNKWVMNLATKDRITFYSSADLKSWTKESEFGEKLGAHGGVWECPDMFPLKLNGKEYWVLLVSINPGGTNGGSATQYFVGEFDGHAFTPADTQTKWIDYGPDDYAGVTWGNTGDRKIFLGWMGNWLYANQVPTVKWRNAMTIPRELSLKQVGNTVYLASAPVQELDDIVNANNSIDDKILAKDYDLFRIIGKSYKQYDVKFNLDEVKDYTISLLNSTGDTLIVGYNKKSNHYYVDRTKSGLSDFSKDFATVAKAPRIATTPSSAVEVLVDASSIEVFADGGLTNFTAVFFPKKPYTNIRIAAPGTGIKDVELRSLKSIWK encoded by the coding sequence ATGAGCATAAAAACGGCATTATTAATTGGTGTTACATTTTTAGCTATAGCTTCATGCAAGCAAGCGAAAAAGGCTGATTCCTCAGCTACAACCGAAACAGATTCTACTTCATATAACGAGCCATACCGCCTGCAGGCCCACTGGTCGCCAAAAGCCAAATGGACAAACGACCCTAACGGGATGGTGTATTATAAAGGCACCTATCATTTGTTTTACCAGCATTTCCCCGACTCGACCGTTTGGGGGCCAATGCACTGGGGCCACGCCACTAGTACGGACCTTGTACACTGGAAACAGCAGCCAATAGCCCTATACCCGGATAGTTTAGGCTATATATTTAGCGGAAGCGTGGTGGTGGATGAAAAGAACACATCTGGTTTTGGCAAGGATGGCAAGGTGCCGCTGGTGGCTATATTTACCCACCACGACCCTAAAGGCGAAAAGGCAGGTACATCGGTATTCCAAAACCAAAGCCTGGCCTATAGCCTTGATGAAGGCCAAACCTGGACGAAGTATGCCGCTAACCCGGTACTTAAAAACCCCGGCATTAAAGATTTTAGGGACCCCAAGGTATTTTGGTACGCCCCGCAAAACAAATGGGTGATGAACCTGGCCACTAAAGACCGTATCACCTTTTACTCGTCGGCCGATTTAAAGAGCTGGACGAAGGAAAGCGAGTTTGGCGAAAAACTGGGTGCACATGGCGGTGTATGGGAATGCCCGGATATGTTCCCGCTTAAATTAAATGGCAAGGAGTATTGGGTATTGCTGGTGAGCATAAACCCCGGCGGTACCAACGGCGGCTCGGCAACCCAATATTTTGTGGGCGAATTTGACGGCCACGCATTTACACCTGCCGATACCCAAACCAAGTGGATAGATTACGGCCCCGACGATTATGCTGGCGTAACCTGGGGCAACACCGGCGACCGCAAGATATTTTTAGGCTGGATGGGTAACTGGCTTTATGCCAACCAGGTGCCTACCGTAAAATGGCGCAACGCCATGACCATTCCGCGCGAGCTATCGTTAAAACAGGTTGGTAACACCGTATACCTGGCATCGGCACCGGTACAGGAACTGGATGATATAGTGAACGCCAACAACAGCATCGACGACAAGATATTAGCTAAAGACTATGACCTGTTCAGGATAATTGGGAAATCGTATAAGCAATACGACGTTAAATTTAACCTGGACGAGGTGAAAGATTATACTATTAGCTTATTAAATAGTACCGGCGATACTTTAATTGTGGGCTACAACAAAAAATCAAACCATTATTATGTCGACCGTACAAAATCGGGCTTAAGCGATTTTAGTAAGGACTTTGCAACGGTAGCTAAAGCGCCACGCATCGCAACAACGCCCTCTTCTGCTGTGGAGGTATTGGTCGATGCATCATCTATTGAGGTATTTGCCGATGGAGGGTTAACCAACTTTACCGCCGTGTTTTTCCCTAAAAAGCCCTATACAAATATCAGGATAGCAGCACCCGGGACGGGAATTAAGGATGTAGAGTTAAGATCTTTAAAATCTATCTGGAAGTAA
- the purU gene encoding formyltetrahydrofolate deformylase: MIIVIQCADRVGLVAAISGLLAQKQFNIVSMHEHVDNTENIFFMRLEVDKADGANELESDLKNLLPEGATVKINPLPQKKVIVLVTKEYHCLADILVRNYFNTLGAQVQCVIGNHNTLQNICERFNIPFYLVESTGDNAAFEEKIITITDKYSYDYLVLAKFMRILSHNFVSRYPMQIINIHHSFLPAFAGASPYRQAYERGVKLIGATAHYVTDELDEGPIIAQQIIPANHSLTVADMVKAGKEIETAVLAKALKLVFDDRVFVFKNKTVVLE; encoded by the coding sequence ATGATAATTGTTATACAATGTGCTGACCGTGTAGGACTTGTAGCTGCCATATCGGGCCTGCTTGCCCAAAAGCAATTTAATATTGTTAGCATGCACGAGCATGTAGACAATACCGAAAACATATTTTTTATGCGCCTGGAAGTAGACAAAGCCGACGGCGCCAACGAACTGGAAAGCGACCTGAAAAACCTGCTGCCTGAGGGGGCGACAGTTAAAATTAACCCCTTACCACAAAAAAAGGTTATTGTGCTGGTTACCAAAGAGTACCACTGCCTTGCCGATATATTGGTGCGTAATTACTTTAACACCCTTGGCGCGCAGGTGCAATGCGTTATTGGCAACCATAACACCCTGCAAAACATATGCGAGCGTTTTAATATACCTTTTTACTTGGTGGAATCTACCGGTGATAATGCCGCTTTCGAGGAAAAGATAATTACTATTACCGACAAGTACAGTTATGATTATTTGGTGCTGGCCAAATTTATGCGCATACTATCGCACAATTTTGTGAGCCGCTACCCTATGCAGATCATCAACATACACCACTCGTTTTTACCGGCATTTGCAGGTGCAAGCCCTTACCGCCAGGCTTACGAACGGGGTGTAAAACTAATAGGTGCAACAGCCCACTACGTTACCGATGAGTTAGACGAAGGCCCTATCATCGCGCAGCAAATAATACCCGCCAACCACTCACTTACCGTGGCCGATATGGTAAAAGCCGGCAAAGAAATAGAAACCGCGGTATTAGCAAAAGCTCTTAAACTGGTTTTTGACGACCGCGTATTTGTGTTTAAAAATAAAACAGTAGTGCTGGAGTAA